A single window of Candidatus Hydrogenedentota bacterium DNA harbors:
- the iolB gene encoding 5-deoxy-glucuronate isomerase, producing the protein MQYTTATLLVRPESDPADPDAILNITPARAGWQFIHFQARRLGAGAKWTFATGEHELALVNFSGAYAVTSNRGAWRFGGRANPFAGAAHALYLPRRTEFTVAAETPGEFAAAWVPTDQDNDPWLIQPGDVRVSIRGGDNVSRQINDLLPPGSPVHRLVLVEVYTPGGNWSSYPPHKHDVHLVDERGALVEADLEEVYFYKFDLPGGYAFQRVYTDASCPLHQQGAPIDAVLMPVEDCAVLVPEGYHPVVSPPGYTTYYLNVLAGSAQCLANRDDPRYGWVKHTYRGADDRLPLY; encoded by the coding sequence ATGCAGTACACGACGGCGACGCTGCTGGTGCGGCCGGAATCCGACCCCGCCGACCCGGACGCGATCCTGAACATCACGCCCGCGCGCGCGGGTTGGCAGTTCATCCATTTTCAGGCACGGCGGCTCGGCGCGGGCGCCAAATGGACGTTTGCCACCGGCGAGCACGAACTCGCGCTCGTGAATTTCAGCGGTGCCTATGCGGTCACGTCAAACCGCGGCGCGTGGCGCTTCGGCGGGCGGGCCAACCCGTTCGCGGGCGCCGCGCACGCGCTCTACCTCCCCCGCCGCACCGAATTCACCGTCGCCGCGGAAACGCCCGGGGAATTCGCCGCCGCATGGGTGCCCACGGACCAGGACAACGACCCGTGGCTCATCCAGCCTGGGGACGTTCGCGTTTCCATCCGCGGCGGCGACAACGTGAGCCGCCAGATTAACGACCTGCTGCCCCCGGGCTCGCCCGTGCACCGGCTGGTCCTCGTGGAGGTGTATACGCCTGGCGGGAACTGGAGCAGCTATCCGCCGCACAAACACGATGTGCATCTCGTGGATGAACGCGGCGCTCTCGTCGAAGCGGACCTCGAAGAGGTCTATTTCTACAAGTTCGATCTGCCCGGGGGCTACGCGTTTCAGCGCGTCTACACCGACGCGAGCTGCCCGCTGCATCAGCAGGGCGCGCCCATCGATGCCGTGCTCATGCCGGTCGAGGACTGCGCCGTCCTCGTGCCGGAAGGCTACCATCCCGTCGTGAGCCCGCCCGGCTACACAACGTATTATCTCAATGTGCTGGCGGGCAGCGCCCAATGCCTGGCCAACCGCGACGACCCAAGATATGGCTGGGTCAAACACACATACCGCGGCGCGGATGACCGGCTGCCCTTGTATTAG
- a CDS encoding glycoside hydrolase family 28 protein, with translation MRLVILVTVCGVGYAQAADWQALAGPEAAPDVIAPIHAPFAMPQLDRPVFPDAVFPITDFGAEPGGVVKNTRMIQAAIDACAEAGGGVVLCPAGLWLTGAIHLRSNINLHLAEGAVLRFSDDPRDYLPVVFTRWAGFECYNYSPLVYARDCQNIAITGPGALEGNGRPWWTWAERQSDTAMFMYKEQILKGVPPEDRVYGAVEAGLRPQFISPIHCSHVLLEGFTIAEPGPFWTIDLVYCDHVVVRRLRVMTEGGPNTDGINVDSSANVLIEHCLLNTGDDCVCMKSGMNEDGWRVGKPTENVVIRYIRTAHGHGGAVFGSDMSGDIRNVYVHSCIYDGTALGIRLKSTRGRGGVVEKLWFEDILMRNIAAEAIQISTAYSAWMGTTEGKAPLFRDISFRNISVEGARQSINIEGLPEAPVQDIRMENLSIAAEEGMDAAHLQGFQMENVTVRH, from the coding sequence ATGCGGCTTGTTATTCTTGTGACGGTCTGCGGCGTGGGGTATGCGCAGGCGGCAGACTGGCAGGCCCTGGCCGGCCCGGAAGCAGCGCCCGATGTCATTGCGCCGATTCACGCCCCGTTTGCAATGCCGCAGCTTGACCGGCCCGTATTCCCGGATGCGGTTTTCCCGATCACGGATTTTGGCGCGGAACCGGGCGGCGTGGTAAAGAACACGCGGATGATCCAGGCGGCTATCGATGCATGCGCCGAGGCGGGCGGAGGAGTTGTGCTGTGCCCGGCGGGGCTCTGGCTGACCGGCGCCATTCATCTGCGGAGCAACATCAACCTGCACCTTGCGGAAGGGGCGGTGCTGCGGTTTTCGGACGACCCGCGGGACTATCTCCCCGTGGTGTTCACACGCTGGGCCGGATTCGAATGTTACAACTATTCCCCACTCGTTTATGCGAGGGATTGTCAGAACATCGCCATCACGGGACCGGGCGCGCTCGAGGGCAACGGCCGCCCTTGGTGGACCTGGGCCGAACGCCAGTCGGACACCGCCATGTTCATGTACAAGGAACAGATACTGAAGGGCGTGCCGCCGGAAGACCGCGTTTACGGCGCCGTGGAAGCGGGCCTTCGCCCGCAATTCATCAGTCCGATTCACTGTTCTCATGTGCTGCTCGAAGGATTCACGATTGCGGAACCCGGACCCTTCTGGACGATCGACCTGGTCTATTGCGACCATGTCGTGGTGCGTAGACTCCGCGTCATGACCGAGGGCGGACCGAACACCGACGGCATCAACGTGGATTCGAGCGCCAACGTGCTCATCGAGCATTGTCTTCTCAATACCGGCGACGATTGCGTCTGCATGAAATCGGGCATGAACGAGGACGGCTGGCGCGTGGGCAAGCCCACGGAGAACGTGGTGATCCGCTACATCCGCACCGCGCACGGCCATGGCGGCGCGGTATTCGGCAGCGACATGAGCGGCGACATCCGGAATGTCTACGTCCATTCCTGCATTTATGACGGCACCGCCTTGGGTATTCGCCTGAAATCGACGCGCGGGCGCGGCGGCGTGGTCGAGAAGCTGTGGTTTGAAGACATTCTCATGCGGAATATCGCCGCGGAAGCGATTCAGATTTCAACCGCCTACAGCGCCTGGATGGGCACCACGGAGGGTAAAGCGCCGCTGTTCCGCGACATCTCGTTCCGGAATATCAGCGTGGAAGGCGCGCGGCAGTCCATCAACATCGAAGGTCTGCCCGAGGCCCCGGTGCAGGATATCCGCATGGAAAACCTCTCGATAGCGGCCGAAGAAGGCATGGATGCCGCGCATCTGCAGGGATTCCAGATGGAAAACGTTACGGTGCGGCATTGA
- a CDS encoding methyltransferase domain-containing protein, whose amino-acid sequence MRLNWLERVLVNSPFDTFLLRHFEARRLLAMGGQVRGELALEIGCGQGVGAAAITDIFGAARVHAFDIDPAMLRRARRRLRPRKDTVRLWRGDATAIPIPDNRYDAVFDFVVIHHIPDWQHALREIFRVLKPGGRLYAQEGLRRLVLNPVIRRLVVHPEDDPFDHAMFCSGLETAGFHIENAWHFHEWFGFYIADKPGQGAAGEMRRNPG is encoded by the coding sequence ATGCGCCTCAACTGGCTCGAACGCGTGCTGGTGAACAGCCCCTTCGACACATTTCTGCTTCGCCATTTTGAAGCACGGCGGCTCCTGGCAATGGGCGGGCAAGTCCGGGGCGAGCTTGCCCTTGAAATAGGCTGCGGACAGGGCGTGGGCGCCGCGGCTATCACGGACATCTTCGGCGCGGCGCGGGTACACGCTTTCGACATCGACCCGGCCATGCTCCGCCGCGCAAGGCGCCGGCTTCGCCCGCGCAAAGACACGGTCCGCCTCTGGCGCGGCGATGCCACGGCCATTCCCATACCCGACAACAGATACGACGCCGTTTTTGATTTCGTGGTGATACATCACATTCCCGATTGGCAGCATGCACTGCGCGAGATCTTCCGCGTATTGAAGCCCGGCGGCCGTCTCTACGCGCAGGAGGGGCTGCGGCGGCTTGTTCTCAATCCCGTGATTCGCCGCCTGGTAGTTCACCCGGAAGACGACCCATTCGATCACGCCATGTTCTGCAGCGGCCTTGAGACGGCTGGTTTCCATATCGAGAACGCCTGGCATTTCCATGAATGGTTTGGTTTCTATATCGCCGACAAACCCGGACAAGGCGCTGCGGGCGAGATGCGCCGGAACCCGGGCTGA
- the iolC gene encoding 5-dehydro-2-deoxygluconokinase, whose translation MSRSYDSLHMGRSSIDLYSNDVGSPFPEIRSFAAYVGGSPTNISVGLRRLGLKPALLTAVGADPVGDFILDFLRKEGVETQFIPVKGDRRTSAVVLGIEPPDKFPLVYYRENCADIALTIDDVLAAPLADCRVFQFAGTNLSREPSRSATFFAAELARQAGVEVVFDIDFRPDQWHDPRAFGVMARAMLPLVDIVLGTEDEINAALLQDPAQIKLTHSQVSDTKVGGDIEANIAALLALGPKALLQKRGAEGLRIHLARPDGLPERIDCPGFPVEVYNILGAGDAFAAGFLCGYLRGEGWYRAGRMGTACGAIVVTRHGCANFMPTFDEMAAFIDQCGGF comes from the coding sequence ATGTCCCGTTCCTACGACAGCCTGCATATGGGGCGGTCTTCTATTGACCTCTACAGCAACGACGTGGGCTCGCCGTTTCCCGAAATCAGGAGCTTCGCCGCGTACGTCGGCGGGTCGCCCACCAACATCAGCGTGGGGTTGCGGCGGCTGGGATTGAAACCCGCGCTGCTGACCGCCGTCGGCGCGGACCCGGTCGGCGATTTCATCCTCGATTTTCTGCGGAAGGAAGGCGTCGAGACGCAGTTTATCCCGGTGAAAGGCGACCGCCGCACCAGCGCGGTGGTCCTGGGCATCGAGCCGCCGGACAAGTTCCCGCTCGTGTACTACCGCGAGAACTGCGCGGATATCGCGCTGACCATCGACGACGTGCTGGCCGCGCCTTTGGCCGATTGCCGCGTATTCCAGTTCGCCGGCACAAACCTCAGCCGCGAGCCCAGCAGAAGCGCCACCTTCTTCGCCGCCGAACTTGCCCGGCAGGCGGGCGTCGAGGTCGTCTTTGATATCGATTTCCGGCCCGACCAGTGGCACGACCCGCGCGCGTTCGGCGTCATGGCCCGCGCCATGCTGCCCCTCGTCGACATCGTCCTCGGCACGGAAGACGAGATCAACGCCGCCCTGCTCCAGGACCCCGCCCAGATCAAGCTGACCCATTCACAAGTCTCCGATACCAAGGTGGGCGGCGACATCGAGGCCAACATCGCCGCCCTGCTCGCGCTTGGGCCAAAGGCGCTGTTGCAGAAACGCGGCGCGGAGGGACTCCGCATCCACCTTGCGCGCCCCGACGGTCTCCCCGAGCGCATCGACTGCCCCGGATTCCCCGTCGAGGTCTACAATATCCTCGGCGCGGGCGACGCGTTCGCTGCCGGGTTTCTCTGCGGCTACCTGCGCGGCGAAGGCTGGTACCGGGCCGGGCGCATGGGCACGGCGTGCGGCGCGATCGTGGTCACGCGGCACGGCTGCGCGAATTTCATGCCGACTTTTGACGAAATGGCGGCGTTTATCGACCAATGTGGCGGTTTTTAG
- a CDS encoding sulfatase has translation MKIGTDRHNQGSRGVNRRTFLGAAATGVWAASGAFSAAEPVQDGVPPNLVFVFADQWRAQATGYSGDPNARTPHLDRLASESVNCVNAVSGCPVCSPYRASLMTGRYPLKHGVFLNDVCLNTEAVSFAQALNAAGYQTAYIGKWHLDGHGRSNFIPPERRQGFQFWRAQECTHDYNNSAYFAGTGEPLKWEGYDAIAQTREAQRYIREETGERPFALFVSWGPPHNPYETAPEPFRALYEPGTLVLRPNVPEAAQQMARRDLAGYYAHCTALDQCVGDLLDTVREAGLEKDTIFVFTSDHGDMLGSQGEQRKQRPWDEAVRVPLLVRFPARWGHTRRERSHPVSTPDLMPTLLALCGVAPPPTAEGSDFSAYWDGGPPPGGPGALIACYAPFGEWTRAKGGREYRGLRTERYTYVRDLQGPWLLYDNEDDPCQQQNRCDDPAFAAVQGELNAALDHVLEERRDEFLAGDIYIRRWGYHVDANGTVPYTP, from the coding sequence ATGAAGATTGGGACGGACCGTCATAATCAGGGTTCCCGTGGCGTGAACCGGCGCACGTTCCTCGGGGCGGCGGCCACCGGAGTCTGGGCGGCGTCAGGCGCGTTTTCCGCCGCTGAACCCGTGCAGGACGGCGTGCCTCCAAATCTCGTGTTCGTGTTCGCGGACCAGTGGCGCGCACAGGCCACGGGGTATTCGGGGGACCCGAACGCACGCACGCCGCACCTCGACCGGCTCGCGTCCGAGAGCGTGAATTGCGTCAATGCGGTATCGGGATGCCCAGTGTGTTCGCCTTATCGCGCGAGCCTGATGACGGGCCGGTACCCGCTGAAGCACGGCGTGTTTCTGAACGACGTGTGCCTGAACACGGAGGCGGTGTCGTTCGCGCAGGCGTTGAACGCGGCGGGCTATCAGACGGCCTACATCGGGAAGTGGCACCTGGACGGACACGGCCGCTCGAACTTCATCCCGCCGGAGCGCCGCCAGGGGTTCCAGTTCTGGCGCGCGCAAGAATGCACGCACGACTACAACAACTCCGCGTACTTCGCCGGCACGGGGGAACCGCTGAAGTGGGAGGGTTACGACGCCATCGCGCAGACGCGCGAAGCACAGCGGTATATCCGCGAAGAAACCGGGGAAAGGCCCTTTGCCCTGTTTGTGTCCTGGGGACCGCCGCATAACCCCTACGAGACCGCGCCAGAGCCTTTTCGGGCGCTCTACGAGCCCGGGACGCTCGTGCTGCGTCCCAATGTGCCCGAAGCCGCGCAACAGATGGCCCGGCGCGACCTCGCGGGCTACTATGCGCACTGCACCGCGCTCGACCAATGCGTGGGCGACCTCCTGGACACGGTGCGCGAGGCCGGCTTGGAGAAAGACACTATCTTCGTGTTCACATCGGACCACGGCGACATGCTGGGCTCCCAAGGTGAACAGCGAAAGCAGCGCCCCTGGGACGAGGCGGTGCGCGTGCCGCTGCTCGTGCGTTTTCCGGCGCGATGGGGACACACCCGCCGGGAACGGAGCCATCCGGTCAGCACGCCGGACCTCATGCCGACGCTGCTGGCCCTGTGCGGGGTCGCGCCGCCGCCTACGGCTGAAGGCAGCGACTTTTCCGCTTACTGGGATGGCGGGCCGCCGCCGGGCGGGCCCGGGGCGCTCATCGCCTGCTATGCGCCCTTCGGCGAATGGACGCGCGCCAAGGGCGGACGCGAGTACCGCGGCCTGCGCACCGAACGCTACACCTACGTGCGCGACTTGCAGGGGCCGTGGCTGCTCTACGACAACGAGGACGACCCCTGCCAGCAGCAGAACCGCTGCGACGACCCGGCATTCGCCGCTGTCCAAGGAGAACTCAACGCGGCACTCGACCACGTGCTCGAAGAACGGCGCGACGAATTCCTCGCCGGCGATATCTACATCCGGCGTTGGGGTTATCACGTCGACGCCAACGGCACAGTGCCGTACACGCCGTAA